From a single Zygotorulaspora mrakii chromosome 2, complete sequence genomic region:
- the SDD4 gene encoding Sdd4p (similar to Saccharomyces cerevisiae YPR022C; ancestral locus Anc_8.130): MKKSTDDISMDVTSLSDITSKTISTNEDGRFKCPFPNCNKSFTRQEHLSRHKLNHWPKEIFRCSYIYPDTGLACNRTFVRKDLLSRHEKRHEKQGGRLSNHHSAPATLVANGEDNQFLNAATSRTGTLYSVSNITSEEKQIELPLNNTTAETQQSSETLENAILDYRVTAEQQPSIGDHSGSESVNRLFSWLFEANYSQPQLGGQYHSINKNNSAGSQLLNKSGATSHSSPVDLAGNTQSSLFHGIEDIGGKQKESSKATSPVVLQKTSDETSKQFSQPQHLYESNVTSLPSNQMQDLFSLEMLNNDPLDALMQELSAPSMESQNSTGLEKTSMSHSRVSTRAEDKCKDSHRANIKDNFEVQKSNILELQENSPDTKKKFESSGNSASKTSKNYKKKIRSTMMPSFFHPDPKSKYAISGQKCEDLYQLVPDLREIPIENLQRSLLSFWFNFHPQYGLLHKPSFHVDQQPAILVLALIMIGASFLGSESRKTTSDVICIPLRWIIFSNEDFQPPSKTYIIQSLLLLECYEKASTNRYLHERSYLHHGTTIQLLRRTPSLGGHPLRLKPEERPDGIQDPQEVYRLWIDCEMLKRVALYAFYMDTTHAAVFGYANLFINCSQVQLMLPCSDIVWESYDLSYEKLLDHGFGKERMTFLSGLKELLSEVIETLQRAAKHQPQLGATDVTIKSWDIKSVLGRKVLLAGVISTMFQCQETNVDLFASMSRGSFGDEDHPNRSLQDILSFTINYWLFKVQKSYQDPDHCFIESVDSAEDSIEPTKGADVTLDHTNILGLDGRARCKIPEYYMAQIMLRIFHHDYYIFGGAPWRMNVKTGEEEYALASKHILQFASDSSVGDVALVYSYQFLFEMFVDEDTLQVNADSYSPNSDYIITRPNTLALLTLLIWTCSFVLYGSEVTLWNNKQHESVDSISTVDGTIYTKENELLKQTYIPKESFENHLIRMYSFLRIKPSSDVVTYHNSIREKAALLKSIGGRNNLCGMMKHMRNIFAQSYWDLGREFSKLFDNCFERSLGKASPTCINMYKV, encoded by the coding sequence atgaaaaaaagcaCTGATGATATTTCAATGGATGTGACATCTCTTTCAGACATtacttcaaaaacaatATCGACCAACGAAGATGGTAGGTTCAAATGTCCGTTTCCGAACTGTAACAAGTCCTTTACTAGACAGGAACATCTGTCACGTCATAAACTGAACCACTGGCCCAAAGAGATATTTAGATGTTCGTACATCTATCCAGATACAGGATTAGCATGCAACAGAACTTTTGTTAGGAAGGATCTCCTGTCTCGACATGAAAAGAGACATGAAAAACAAGGCGGCAGACTTTCGAACCATCATTCAGCGCCAGCGACTCTGGTTGCCAATGGGGAAGAtaatcaatttttaaacGCTGCAACTTCAAGAACAGGCACTTTGTACTCAGTTTCGAATATTACATCAGaggaaaaacaaattgaattgcCCCTAAATAATACTACTGCCGAAACGCAACAATCGTCAGAAACATTagaaaatgcaattttAGACTACAGAGTAACTGCTGAGCAGCAGCCTAGTATCGGTGATCATTCTGGAAGTGAAAGTGTTAACAGGCTATTCAGCTGGTTGTTTGAAGCTAATTATTCGCAACCACAACTCGGAGGTCAGTATCACAGcatcaacaaaaacaattctGCAGGCTCACAATTGTTAAATAAAAGCGGAGCTACCTCTCATAGCAGCCCAGTTGATCTTGCTGGAAATACACAGAGCTCATTGTTCCACGGCATCGAGGACATTGGCGggaaacaaaaagaatctTCAAAGGCAACCAGTCCTGTCGTGCTGCAAAAGACCTCAGACGAAACTTCTAAACAGTTTTCTCAGCCCCAGCACTTGTATGAATCCAATGTCACGTCTTTACCATCTAATCAAATGCAAGACCTTTTTTCCTTAGAGATGTTGAACAATGATCCGTTAGATGCTCTTATGCAGGAACTCTCAGCGCCATCAATGGAGTCCCAAAATAGCACTGGTCTTGAGAAAACATCCATGTCGCACTCAAGAGTCTCAACAAGGGCAGAGGATAAATGCAAAGATAGCCACCGTGCTAATATAAAGGACAATTTCGAAgttcaaaaatcaaacaTTTTGGAATTACAGGAAAATAGTCCTGATACCAAGAAAAAGTTCGAAAGTTCAGGCAATTCAGCATCAAAAACTTcgaaaaattacaaaaaaaaaatacgaTCAACTATGATGCCCTCCTTTTTTCATCCTGATccaaaatccaaatatgCCATTTCTGGGCAAAAATGTGAAGATTTATATCAGCTCGTTCCGGATCTTCGTGAAATCCCAATAGAAAATTTACAGAGAAGTTTACTTTCTTTTTGGTTTAATTTTCACCCCCAGTATGGATTGCTGCACAAGCCTTCATTTCATGTCGATCAGCAACCTGCCATTTTAGTCTTGGCACTAATAATGATAGGCGCAAGTTTCTTGGGAAGTGAATCTCGAAAGACCACAAGTGACGTCATATGTATTCCGCTGAGATGGATTATTTTTTCGAACGAAGATTTTCAACCACCTTCAAAAACTTACATCATACAGAGTTTACTATTGCTAGAATGCTATGAAAAAGCGAGTACTAATAGGTACCTTCATGAGAGATCATATTTGCATCATGGAACAACAATACAACTACTTAGAAGAACGCCCTCATTAGGAGGACATCCACTCCGTTTGAAGCCAGAGGAAAGACCAGATGGAATTCAGGATCCCCAAGAAGTTTACCGGCTTTGGATCGATTGCGAGATGCTGAAAAGAGTAGCACTGTATGCATTTTACATGGATACAACACATGCCGCAGTCTTTGGTTATGCAAATCTGTTTATCAATTGTAGTcaagttcaattgatgTTACCTTGCTCGGATATTGTTTGGGAATCTTATGATTTGAGTTACGAGAAATTATTGGATCATGGATTTGGCAAAGAGCGTATGACATTTTTATCAGGTTTGAAAGAATTGCTAAGCGAGGTGATAGAAACTTTGCAAAGAGCAGCAAAACATCAACCTCAGCTTGGCGCCACGGATGTCACCATCAAGTCATGGGATATCAAGAGCGTCCTTGGAAGGAAAGTGTTACTGGCAGGAGTAATTTCTACGATGTTTCAATGCCAGGAGACTAACGTTGATCTATTCGCTTCAATGTCCAGGGGATCATTTGGCGACGAAGATCACCCTAACAGATCTTTGCAAGATATACTTTCATTTACCATTAATTATTGgcttttcaaagttcaaaaaagcTACCAGGATCCCGATCATTGTTTCATAGAATCTGTCGACTCTGCCGAAGACAGTATAGAACCAACAAAGGGCGCTGATGTTACTTTGGATCATACCAATATTCTTGGTTTAGACGGTAGAGCGCGCTGTAAAATACCAGAATACTATATGGCTCAGATCATGCTAAGAATCTTTCATCACGACTACTACATTTTCGGCGGTGCGCCCTGGAGAATGAATGTGAAGACCGGAGAGGAAGAATACGCTCTTGCCTCAAAGCATATTCTTCAATTCGCGTCCGATTCCAGTGTCGGCGATGTCGCTCTTGTGTATagttatcaatttttgttcGAGATGTTTGTCGACGAAGATACCCTACAAGTCAATGCAGATTCCTATAGTCCAAATTCCGACTATATTATTACACGTCCAAATACGTTAGCATTGCTTACGCTGCTAATATGGACATGCAGCTTTGTCTTATATGGGTCGGAAGTGACTCTTTGGAATAATAAGCAGCATGAGTCTGTCGATAGTATTTCTACAGTGGACGGTACGATCTACACCAAGGAAAATGAGCTTCTCAAGCAAACGTACATCCCTAAAGAatcctttgaaaatcaTCTAATAAGAATGTACTCTTTTTTGAGGATCAAGCCATCTTCCGATGTTGTCACCTACCATAACAGCATAAGAGAGAAGGCCGCTCTTCTCAAAAGCATCGGGGGCAGAAACAACCTCTGTGGCATGATGAAGCACATGCGGAATATCTTTGCACAAAGCTATTGGGATTTGGGTCGCgagttttccaaattgtTTGATAACTGCTTCGAAAGATCGTTGGGCAAAGCATCCCCAACTTGTATAAATATGTATAAAGTATAA
- the EAF3 gene encoding Eaf3p (similar to Saccharomyces cerevisiae EAF3 (YPR023C); ancestral locus Anc_8.131) has protein sequence MLNVSIIRTDQIHSTESMFAVGKKCLAYHGPMLYEANILRAWDPEMRTVTLTVNGQLKTLSQPEYGEEFDAVPASIENEPCYFVHYQGWKATWDEWIGLDRINEYNEENIKLKTELTEQARRAKKQKQQEQQRKKKGSSVSNASIESVNGNSGSGTGLGNNKKGKHDSGNTATKKSSGSNIGSNAIAGDERRMQSNGTGSAGATSNVSRIVLRMPVRLKSLLVDDWEFVTKNKKICQLPSPTMTVDQVIASYESARSDELESPALQSQLTEYCSGLNLYFEHSLPVLLLYRFERLQYDEILKKEKFQNKLLASIYGPIHLLRLLSILPELMSTTTMDSQSCQLIVQQTENFLDWLVVHIDQLFDTSSKMEYYVNTSSQYEGVALGM, from the coding sequence ATGTTAAACGTTAGTATCATAAGAACTGATCAAATACACAGCACTGAGAGCATGTTCGCAGTCGGTAAGAAATGTCTGGCATACCATGGTCCGATGTTGTATGAAGCCAATATCCTACGGGCTTGGGATCCTGAAATGCGCACTGTGACGTTGACGGTAAATGGTCAATTGAAGACGTTGAGTCAACCAGAATACggtgaagaatttgacgCGGTACCGGCATCCATAGAAAACGAGCCATGCTATTTTGTACACTATCAAGGTTGGAAGGCTACGTGGGATGAGTGGATTGGGCTTGATAGGATTAATGAGTACAATGAAGAGAATATAAAATTGAAGACGGAGCTGACAGAGCAAGCCAGAAGGGCAAAAAAGCAGAAACAACAAGAACAGCAACGTAAGAAAAAAGGCAGCTCCGTTAGTAATGCCAGCATTGAGAGTGTTAACGGTAATTCGGGCTCTGGAACCGGCTTGGGGAATAACAAGAAGGGCAAACATGATTCGGGAAATACCGCAACCAAGAAAAGCAGTGGATCCAATATCGGCTCCAATGCGATTGCTGGTGATGAAAGGCGAATGCAAAGCAATGGTACGGGATCAGCAGGAGCTACTTCGAATGTTTCCCGTATTGTGCTACGTATGCCCGTAAGGCTTAAATCACTTCTTGTTGATGATTGGGAGTTTGTTACTAAGAATAAAAAGATATGCCAACTGCCATCACCTACGATGACAGTGGATCAAGTCATAGCCTCTTACGAGTCCGCAAGATCCGATGAACTGGAATCGCCCGCATTGCAATCCCAGTTGACGGAATACTGCAGTGGGTTAAACCTTTATTTCGAACATAGTCTGCCGGTGCTGCTTCTGTATCGATTTGAAAGGTTACAATACGACGAGATCctgaagaaagagaaatttcaaaacaagcTTCTAGCGTCAATTTACGGTCCAATACATCTTCTGCGATTACTGAGCATACTCCCAGAACTCATGAGCACCACTACGATGGATTCCCAGAGTTGTCAACTGATAGTCCAGCAAACTGAAAACTTTCTGGACTGGCTCGTGGTGCATATCGATCAGCTCTTCGATACCAGCAGCAAGATGGAGTATTACGTAAATACATCAAGTCAATATGAAGGAGTAGCACTGGGAATGTAG
- the YCK3 gene encoding casein kinase YCK3 (similar to Saccharomyces cerevisiae YCK3 (YER123W); ancestral locus Anc_8.132), which translates to MSQRSNQHIVGIHYAIGAKIGEGSFGVIFEGENILNANYNNGGKDNVGDGSSADPAEVEPVAIKFEPRRSDAPQLRDEFRAYRILNGCRGIPHAYYFGQEGMHNVLILDLLGPSLEDLFEWCGRRFSVKTTCLVAKQMIDRVRTIHDHDLIYRDIKPDNFLISEYQRNSSGNILTKSVAVSANGDPNLIYMVDFGMAKQYRDPRTKQHIPYRERKSLSGTARYMSINTHFGREQSRRDDLESLGHVFFYFLRGSLPWQGLKAPNNKLKYEKIGLTKQKLNPDDLLTEFIPPQFATYLKYSRSLRFDEDPDYDYLISLMDDILNRLGMKDDGHYDWMDLNSGKGWDILINKRANLHGYGNANRRNNDNGNNDTNNNTGTNTPGNINSRTNQQSNHHNSLNYAKQKLKFINNNASFDGKQVPNQPVNRRTYDSMGNRILKPTVGDPNSAGNNNDYRTGTGSNLDENNAPYYNWQQQQNQPSQHRGKQFNQRSSSADQDSNANKGFFSKFCCCWC; encoded by the coding sequence ATGTCTCAACGTTCCAATCAGCATATAGTGGGGATTCACTACGCGATAGGAGCGAAAATTGGTGAGGGCTCTTTCGGTGTCATTTTTGAGggagaaaatattttgaatgcCAATTACAACAATGGTGGTAAAGATAATGTCGGGGATGGCAGCTCTGCAGATCCAGCCGAGGTGGAGCCTGTCGCTATAAAATTTGAACCGCGTCGATCGGATGCTCCTCAGCTCAGAGATGAATTTAGAGCTTATAGAATTCTCAATGGATGTCGTGGTATACCACATGCGTACTACTTTGGACAAGAGGGGATGCACAATGTGTTAATCCTGGATTTATTAGGCCCCTCTTTGGAAGATTTATTTGAATGGTGTGGCAGAAGATTCTCCGTTAAAACAACATGTTTGGTTGCGAAGCAGATGATTGATAGAGTGAGAACTATTCACGACCACGATCTCATATATCGAGATATCAAGCCTGATAACTTTTTGATCAGTGAATatcaaagaaattcaagtgGTAATATACTTACAAAATCTGTTGCTGTTTCTGCAAATGGGGATCCAAATTTAATTTATATGGTAGATTTCGGTATGGCTAAACAGTATCGGGATCCAAGAACAAAGCAACATATTCCTTACCGCGAGAGGAAATCTTTAAGCGGTACAGCAAGATATATGTCTATTAATACACATTTCGGCCGGGAACAATCACGAAGGGATGATTTGGAATCTTTGGGCcatgttttcttttattttttaagaGGATCTCTGCCTTGGCAGGGACTTAAAGCACCAAATAATAAATTAAAATATGAGAAGATTGGATTGACCAAACAAAAGTTAAATCCTGATGATTTACTTACAGAGTTTATTCCTCCTCAATTTGCgacatatttgaaatattccaGGTCCTTAAGATTTGATGAGGATCCTGATTACGActatttgatttcattgatGGACGACATTTTGAATCGGTTAGGTATGAAAGATGATGGACACTACGATTGGATGGATCTGAATAGTGGTAAAGGCTGGgatattttgataaacAAACGAGCCAATTTGCATGGCTACGGCAATGCCAATCGAAGgaataatgataatggtAACAACGATACTAATAACAACACAGGGACCAATACTCCGGGAAATATCAACTCAAGAACAAATCAACAGTCCAATCATCATAATTCATTGAATTATGCaaagcaaaaattgaaatttatcaataacAATGCATCTTTTGATGGTAAACAAGTACCAAACCAACCTGTCAATCGTAGAACGTATGATTCAATGGGTAACCGCATTTTGAAACCTACTGTTGGAGATCCAAATTCGGCAGGCAACAACAATGATTATAGGACTGGTACTGGAAGTAATCTTGACGAAAATAATGCTCCATACTATAACtggcagcagcagcagaaTCAACCAAGTCAACATAGGGGCAAACAATTCAATCAAAGATCGTCAAGTGCTGATCAAGATTCCAATGCAAACAAaggatttttttcaaagttttgctgttgttggTGCTAG
- the DSE1 gene encoding Dse1p (similar to Saccharomyces cerevisiae DSE1 (YER124C); ancestral locus Anc_8.133) → MNDPIITGYYQPANVFRQPALVVKKRSQNNDTGSMLNSVSIDTTQHHRKSWKNDVSRIGSPLLRKASDDFNDHYTAKKLKSEYWKLSNKNGASYLPTDLSIVGDTILISNMDSKNNLKLHKLKQSKNGPFSEPTKLHEIQSVSVPGTPIMSSCLLPSKRFSADYFEGHDQLLLCGHQDGVVDLISTSMESGDAKIAKRYKHGKFLKHQKSLQSNLDNWLQSFPSLPVRKIKPWNDTGYTSLVNDSLFIYDLNRAKKPQYLQSFPGIESMAANEFNNPYVLSLCGSQFGNSGVALLDLRTNGLKGNLYIPDCEDIAGESTSCRTKNNTSYDCTWIDEYHVANCVNDIVKIWDIRSTGSQAKCEVLPMKGCIESLNYSIKSKTMYTSDDQGNIMSWDLTRLNNMKKATSAQGFNSISIQDTQELLHDVSQCGNIIINGSSFQKQYSKNTVRGSIFLDTTLDGSLITLDAQELGLHQVCHIECDVTNLNEKNDQVVLSADTYEDANKLQEDSDVTLLGHDLSSLSNQSDCSSSHTLHSIEAYENANVEKNMKHDPHSNIIYSLNDLGLSGSTIYRETI, encoded by the coding sequence ATGAATGACCCAATTATCACTGGATATTATCAACCTGCGAACGTTTTTCGCCAGCCAGCTCTGGTCGTCAAGAAAAGAtctcaaaataatgataCAGGGAGTATGCTGAACTCGGTGTCAATAGATACAACACAACACCATCGCAAATCCTGGAAAAATGATGTTTCTAGGATCGGATCTCCCCTGCTAAGAAAAGCTTCGgatgatttcaatgatcATTACACAgcaaaaaaactgaaatcTGAATATTGGAAGCTAAGCAACAAAAATGGAGCATCGTATCTTCCAACGGATTTATCTATCGTTGGAGATACGATATTAATCTCTAACATGGATAGCAAGAACAATCTAAAACTACATAAATTAAAACAATCGAAAAATGGGCCTTTCAGTGAGCCAACGAAATTACATGAAATACAAAGTGTATCCGTTCCTGGAACCCCTATAATGTCATCATGTCTCTTGCCATCAAAACGCTTTAGTGCAGATTATTTTGAAGGTCATGATCAATTGCTGCTGTGCGGTCATCAAGATGGTGTTGTCGATCTAATCTCAACTTCGATGGAAAGCGGAGATGCTAAGATTGCAAAGAGATATAAGCAcggaaaatttttgaagcacCAAAAGTCATTGCAATCCAATTTAGACAATTGGCTGCAGTCTTTTCCTTCCTTGCCAGTGCGCAAAATCAAACCATGGAACGATACTGGTTATACATCTTTGGTTAATGACTCCCTTTTCATTTACGATCTCAATAGGGCTAAAAAACCACAATATTTACAGAGTTTTCCAGGAATAGAGAGCATGGCTGCTAATGAATTCAATAACCCATACGTTTTGTCACTTTGTGGCTCtcaatttggaaatagTGGCGTTGCATTGCTCGATCTAAGGACTAATGGTTTAAAGGGAAACTTGTACATTCCAGATTGTGAAGATATCGCCGGTGAATCCACTTCATGTAGGACAAAAAACAACACTTCTTATGATTGTACATGGATTGATGAATATCATGTTGCAAATTGTGTTAATGATATTGTGAAGATATGGGATATCAGGTCCACTGGAAGCCAAGCAAAATGTGAAGTTTTGCCAATGAAGGGATGCATCGAATCGCTTAACTACAGCATAAAGTCAAAGACTATGTATACCAGCGATGATCAGGGAAATATAATGTCATGGGATCTGACCAGACTTAATAACATGAAAAAGGCTACATCAGCGCAAggtttcaattcaatttcaattcaaGATACTCAAGAATTGTTACACGATGTTAGTCAATGTGGGAATATTATAATAAATGGTTCAAGTTTCCAGAAACAGTATTCTAAAAACACTGTGCGGGGATCAATATTTCTGGATACAACTCTTGATGGGTCCTTAATTACGTTAGATGCACAGGAGTTAGGTCTTCATCAAGTTTGTCATATTGAATGTGATGttacaaatttgaatgagaAGAACGATCAGGTGGTGCTATCAGCAGACACCTATGAAGATGCTAATAAACTCCAAGAGGATTCAGATGTTACTTTATTAGGACATGATCTCTCTTCGCTTTCAAATCAATCCGATTGTTCGTCCTCTCATACGCTTCATTCGATAGAAGCCTATGAGAATGccaatgttgaaaaaaatatgaagcACGATCCACACTCTAACATCATCTATTCTTTAAATGATCTCGGTTTGAGTGGATCAACGATATATCGAGAAACTATTTGA
- the RSP5 gene encoding NEDD4 family E3 ubiquitin-protein ligase (similar to Saccharomyces cerevisiae RSP5 (YER125W); ancestral locus Anc_8.134) produces the protein MPSISVKLVAAESLYKRDVFRSPDPFAVLTIDGYQTKSTSAAKKTLNPYWNETFKFDDVTENSILTIQVFDQKKFKKKDQGFLGVVNVRIGDVLGHLDEDTTGGSRGREETITRDLKRSNDGMAVSGRLISVLSKQVGRSTDSTSSAPSAPTSSAQASGSVSSSRGTGTHTPRPTAAAVEHTLQSGAGSSSGSNNAASNNSSTRQYSSFEDQYGRLPPGWERRTDNFGRTYYVDHNTRTTTWKRPTLDQSEAERGNQLSANTELQRKQHRGRTLPTGSSDNSSVTVQTSTSSQTPAVNGSAAAAFAATGATTSGLGELPSGWEQRFTPEGRAYFVDHNTRTTTWVDPRRQQYIRTYGPTNTTIQQQPVSQLGPLPSGWEMRLTNTARVYFVDHNTKTTTWDDPRLPSSLDQNVPQYKRDFRRKVIYFRSQPALRILPGQCHIKVRRKNIFEDAYQEIMRQTPEDLKKRLMIKFDGEEGLDYGGVSREFFFLLSHEMFNPFYCLFEYSAHDNYTIQINPNSGINPEHLNYFKFIGRVVGLGVFHRRFLDAFFVGALYKMMLRKKVVLQDMEGVDAEVHNSLKWMLENSIDGILDLTFSADDERFGELLTVDLKPDGRNIEVTDENKKEYVELFAQWKIVDRVQEQFRAFMDGFNELIPEDLVTVFDERELELLIGGIAEIDVEDWKKHTDYRGYQESDEVIKWFWKCITEWDNEQRARLLQFTTGTSRIPVNGFKDLQGSDGPRRFTIEKAGEIAQLPKSHTCFNRVDLPPYDDYENMKQKLTLAVEETIGFGQE, from the coding sequence ATGCCATCTATATCAGTGAAGCTTGTTGCAGCTGAGTCGCTGTACAAGCGTGACGTTTTCAGATCGCCGGATCCCTTTGCAGTACTGACAATCGATGGTTACCAGACAAAATCTACTTCAGCTGCGAAAAAAACGCTCAATCCGTATTGGAATGagactttcaaatttgacgATGTAACAGAGAACTCTATATTGACTATTCAGGTATTTGATCAAAAGAAGTTTAAAAAGAAGGATCAGGGGTTTCTCGGCGTAGTCAATGTACGTATAGGGGATGTCTTGGGTCATCTTGATGAAGACACCACAGGTGGCTCGAGAGGTCGTGAAGAGACTATAACAAGGGATTTGAAGAGGTCGAATGATGGAATGGCAGTCAGTGGAAGATTGATTTCGGTATTGTCGAAACAAGTTGGTCGCTCGACCGACTCGACCTCAAGCGCTCCTAGTGCACCGACATCTTCTGCACAAGCTTCAGGCTCTGTATCATCATCTCGTGGTACTGGAACTCATACCCCAAGACCCACTGCAGCTGCCGTTGAACATACTTTACAAAGTGGTGCAGGTAGCTCTTCCGGATCAAATAACGCGGCAAGTAATAATTCATCTACAAGGCAGTATTCTTCATTCGAAGATCAATACGGTCGTTTACCTCCTGGATGGGAAAGAAGAACAGATAACTTCGGTCGGACATACTATGTCGATCACAATACAAGGACAACTACTTGGAAACGCCCCACCTTGGATCAATCAGAAGCTGAACGTGGCAATCAATTAAGTGCCAATACAGAATTACAAAGGAAGCAACATAGAGGTAGAACTCTACCAACGGGTTCCTCAGACAACTCCTCTGTCACGGTACAAACAAGCACAAGTTCACAGACACCTGCCGTAAATGgatcagcagcagcagcatTTGCCGCTACTGGTGCTACGACCTCGGGGCTAGGGGAGTTACCATCAGGTTGGGAACAAAGATTTACACCTGAAGGAAGGGCTTATTTTGTGGATCATAATACAAGAACCACAACGTGGGTAGATCCCAGAAGGCAACAATATATTCGTACTTATGGACCAACCAATACTACTATTCAGCAACAACCTGTCTCCCAACTGGGTCCTTTGCCGTCAGGTTGGGAAATGAGGTTAACGAATACTGCCCGTGTATATTTTGTCGACCATAATACAAAAACTACAACCTGGGATGACCCAAGATTGCCATCATCATTAGATCAAAATGTTCCACAATACAAGCGTGATTTTAGGCGTAAAGTTATCTATTTTAGATCTCAACCAGCATTGAGAATTTTACCTGGGCAATGTCACATTAAAGTCCGTagaaagaatatttttgaggacgcatatcaagaaataatGAGACAAACACCAGAAGATTTAAAGAAACGATTAATGATTAAATTTGATGGTGAAGAAGGTTTAGATTATGGTGGTGTTTCTCgtgaatttttctttttgttatCACATGAGATGTTTAACCCATTCTATTGTTTGTTTGAGTACTCTGCTCACGATAATTATACAATACAGATAAATCCAAACAGTGGTATCAATCCAGAACACCTGAATTATTTCAAGTTTATAGGTAGAGTTGTTGGTTTGGGTGTGTTTCACAGAAGATTCCTTGATGCATTTTTCGTTGGTGCACTTTATAAGATGATGTTACGCAAAAAAGTGGTATTACAGGATATGGAAGGTGTTGACGCTGAAGTTCACAATTCATTGAAATGGATGCTCGAAAATAGTATAGATGGGATTCTCGATCTGACATTTAGTGCAGACGATGAAAGATTTGGCGAACTTCTCACGGTCGATTTAAAACCTGACGGAAGGAATATAGAAGTAACGGACGAGAACAAAAAGGAATATGTTGAACTATTCGCACAATGGAAAATTGTAGACAGAGTACAGGAACAATTTAGAGCATTCATGGATGGATTTAACGAGTTAATTCCAGAAGACCTTGTTACTGTTTTCGACGAGCGCGAATTAGAATTATTAATAGGTGGTATCGCTGAAATAGATGTTGAAGATTGGAAGAAACATACCGATTACCGTGGATACCAGGAGTCTGATGAAGTAATCAAGTGGTTCTGGAAATGTATCACTGAATGGGATAACGAACAAAGAGCACGTTTACTGCAGTTTACTACTGGTACGTCTCGTATTCCAGTTAACGGGTTCAAAGATTTACAAGGATCTGATGGCCCTAGAAGATTCACTATTGAAAAAGCAGGTGAGATTGCCCAATTACCGAAATCACATACTTGTTTCAATAGAGTTGATTTGCCACCGTATGATGATTATGAAAACATGAAACAAAAACTAACTTTGGCTGTAGAAGAAACGATAGGTTTCGGTCAAGAAtga